The Helicobacter mustelae genome has a segment encoding these proteins:
- the fliY gene encoding flagellar motor switch protein FliY → MNNFINLFSQEVVATIEGLMGATPDLGQGKESSLHDANITPPYVFISIEAKGDFGADLGMLMPIDLATALADTMVGGEGESKESVDDDDLDAIKEINSNIFGALSTSLNSQKKLPKLSFSCKNVASITNEQDLSDFARVYDFAFSLNRIKSHFLLLCTKEFEENFSGKKEEASSPQTEEIDSAPGQNLSQEEMKNIGMLLDVKLNVKVRIGQKRMLLKDVTSMDIGSVIELNQLANEPLEILIDDKVIAKGEVVIVDGNFGIQVTEIGTKRQRLEQLRS, encoded by the coding sequence ATGAATAATTTCATTAATCTTTTTTCACAAGAGGTGGTGGCTACGATTGAGGGGTTGATGGGAGCGACCCCGGATCTAGGCCAGGGCAAAGAAAGCTCTTTGCATGATGCAAATATCACCCCGCCCTATGTTTTTATTAGCATCGAGGCTAAGGGGGATTTTGGTGCGGATTTGGGCATGCTCATGCCCATTGACCTTGCCACAGCACTTGCAGATACTATGGTAGGGGGAGAGGGTGAAAGCAAAGAGAGCGTGGATGATGATGATTTGGATGCCATCAAAGAAATCAATAGCAATATTTTTGGCGCGCTTTCTACGAGCTTAAATTCCCAAAAAAAGCTTCCAAAGCTAAGTTTTTCTTGCAAAAATGTTGCATCCATCACAAATGAGCAGGATCTCTCAGATTTTGCTAGAGTCTATGATTTTGCCTTTTCTCTCAATCGTATCAAATCACATTTTTTGCTTCTGTGCACCAAGGAGTTTGAGGAGAATTTCAGCGGCAAAAAAGAAGAAGCCTCCAGCCCTCAAACAGAAGAAATAGATAGTGCACCTGGGCAGAATTTGAGTCAAGAGGAGATGAAAAACATTGGAATGCTCTTAGATGTCAAGCTCAATGTGAAGGTGCGCATTGGGCAAAAGCGCATGCTGCTTAAGGATGTGACTTCTATGGATATCGGAAGCGTGATTGAGCTTAATCAGCTGGCCAATGAGCCTTTAGAAATCCTCATTGACGACAAGGTGATTGCCAAGGGTGAGGTGGTGATTGTGGATGGGAATTTTGGGATCCAGGTCACAGAAATTGGGACCAAACGCCAGCGCTTGGAGCAGTTAAGAAGCTAG
- a CDS encoding aspartate aminotransferase family protein, which yields MDLETLKKLDYNFVLHSYAKMEVNFVLGKNCTLYTQCGKDFIDFGSGIGVCSVGHSNPILNHCIKEQVDQLIHISNLYPNQPQVLLAEKIVELSKMPARVFFSNSGAEANETAIKIARKFGEEEGGIKRYKIITLKSSFHGRTLATLRATGQEKLHRYFSPFPDGFCIAEDILDIYNLIDSQTCAVMLELIQGEGGVNAFDKKQIQDLAIFLKEKKILLIVDEVQTGIYRSGEVFASHKYGILPDIITLAKGLGGGIPIGVTLTTLKDIFAPGDHGSTFGGNFLSSRAALCVLEILEKEFQSGAIALRIKHFDAYLRKIQEEFSDLFSGISGMGLMRGLKTKNVGLQNLVIRNAFEERLLVLKSGSDIVRFLPALTISDEEMRLGFERLRNACLKTMEQNSNSLAC from the coding sequence ATGGATTTAGAAACACTAAAAAAGCTAGATTATAATTTTGTGCTTCATAGTTATGCAAAGATGGAAGTTAATTTCGTATTGGGCAAAAATTGCACGCTTTATACGCAATGTGGCAAGGATTTTATTGATTTTGGTAGTGGGATTGGGGTGTGTAGTGTGGGACATAGCAATCCCATACTTAACCATTGTATCAAAGAGCAGGTGGATCAACTCATTCATATTTCTAATCTCTATCCAAACCAACCCCAGGTGCTTTTGGCTGAAAAAATCGTCGAACTTAGCAAAATGCCCGCTCGCGTATTTTTTAGCAATTCTGGTGCAGAGGCCAATGAAACTGCTATCAAGATCGCGAGAAAATTTGGCGAAGAAGAGGGCGGGATCAAGCGCTATAAAATCATCACGCTAAAATCCAGCTTCCATGGTAGGACGCTTGCTACTTTGCGGGCCACAGGGCAGGAGAAACTACATCGATATTTTTCCCCATTTCCCGATGGTTTTTGCATAGCAGAGGATATTTTAGACATTTATAATCTCATAGATTCTCAGACTTGTGCGGTGATGCTTGAGCTTATCCAAGGGGAGGGTGGTGTCAATGCATTTGACAAAAAGCAGATCCAGGATTTAGCGATTTTTCTCAAAGAAAAAAAGATTTTGCTCATTGTCGATGAGGTACAAACAGGGATTTATCGCAGCGGAGAGGTTTTTGCAAGCCATAAGTATGGGATTTTGCCAGATATTATAACACTGGCAAAGGGGTTGGGTGGAGGTATACCCATTGGCGTGACTCTGACCACGCTAAAAGATATTTTTGCCCCAGGAGATCATGGCAGCACTTTTGGGGGAAATTTCTTATCCTCAAGAGCCGCGCTCTGTGTGCTAGAAATCTTGGAAAAAGAATTTCAAAGTGGTGCGATTGCCCTGCGAATTAAGCACTTTGATGCATATCTTAGAAAAATCCAAGAAGAGTTTTCTGATTTGTTTTCGGGTATCAGTGGTATGGGGCTCATGCGTGGACTCAAGACCAAAAATGTGGGTTTGCAAAATCTTGTCATTAGAAATGCTTTTGAGGAGCGTTTATTGGTGCTGAAATCCGGAAGTGATATTGTGCGCTTTCTGCCTGCGCTTACCATTAGTGATGAAGAAATGCGGCTGGGTTTTGAGCGATTGAGAAATGCTTGCTTAAAGACCATGGAGCAAAATTCAAATTCGCTTGCATGTTAG
- a CDS encoding MFS transporter — MSIETKRTYHELLLFFTESKLFKAALFSISATTVLGATIIAPSLPALEKHFSDIGPSAEILSKLILTIPSLLMVFFSPIAGFLFERFRRLNIIFFALMIWSLAGISGFFLNNIYLVLTSRAILGIAASFLMTGIGVLLADYYSGARREKALMLQNFFMAFGAGIFLTLGGFLASMSWRYPFLVYSLGFVILIFGIFELFEPIKFHHKTHANPTKFTFSKFIPMYLLGMFIMICFYIAPTQMPFFMTDYLHIDQTRVGVSLAVVSVAMAIGSLFYMQLRKLFSLYEIFFLALSFFALGFACISLVHNYLSVLIGFCFLGASLGISLINTNAWLFHIAEEGERSRAYGFLASSVFLGQATSPLITQTFVSHLGIVKMIAIFTLMLFSVSFLFLFMSWRSQDRKF, encoded by the coding sequence ATGTCAATTGAGACAAAACGCACCTATCACGAGTTGCTGCTTTTCTTCACAGAAAGCAAGTTGTTTAAGGCTGCACTTTTTTCCATCTCTGCGACTACGGTATTGGGGGCTACGATCATCGCGCCCTCCCTACCAGCGCTAGAGAAACATTTCTCCGACATTGGCCCATCCGCAGAAATCCTCTCCAAACTCATCCTCACCATTCCCTCTCTGCTCATGGTATTTTTTTCTCCTATCGCAGGTTTTTTATTTGAGAGATTTCGCAGACTCAATATCATCTTTTTCGCACTTATGATCTGGAGTCTAGCTGGCATATCAGGCTTTTTCCTCAACAATATCTATTTGGTCCTTACATCTAGGGCTATCCTAGGAATTGCTGCATCATTTCTCATGACGGGCATTGGAGTATTGCTAGCAGACTATTACTCAGGAGCCCGGCGCGAGAAGGCGTTGATGCTGCAAAATTTTTTTATGGCATTTGGCGCAGGGATCTTTTTAACACTGGGAGGGTTTTTGGCCAGCATGAGCTGGCGCTATCCCTTTTTGGTGTATTCTCTTGGTTTTGTGATTTTAATTTTTGGGATATTTGAGCTTTTTGAACCCATTAAATTCCACCACAAGACCCACGCTAACCCCACTAAATTTACTTTTTCCAAGTTCATCCCCATGTATCTACTGGGAATGTTTATCATGATATGCTTTTATATTGCCCCCACCCAAATGCCCTTTTTTATGACAGATTATCTGCATATCGATCAAACTAGAGTGGGCGTATCCCTAGCAGTGGTCTCAGTGGCCATGGCAATTGGGTCATTATTCTACATGCAACTGCGAAAGCTCTTTAGCCTCTATGAGATCTTTTTTTTGGCATTGAGTTTCTTTGCCCTAGGCTTTGCATGCATTAGCCTAGTGCATAATTATCTTAGCGTCCTCATAGGATTTTGCTTTTTGGGAGCAAGTCTTGGGATTTCGCTAATCAACACCAATGCCTGGCTTTTTCATATCGCAGAAGAGGGCGAGAGATCCCGTGCCTATGGATTTTTGGCAAGCTCAGTATTTTTGGGACAAGCAACCTCTCCCCTAATTACACAGACATTTGTCTCCCATCTAGGAATCGTAAAAATGATCGCGATTTTTACACTAATGCTCTTTTCTGTCTCTTTTTTGTTTCTTTTTATGAGTTGGCGCAGCCAGGATAGGAAATTTTGA
- a CDS encoding M24 family metallopeptidase has protein sequence MRNFITSNENAQFYECGYNCDNAWFAKLEGNSFFITDGRYTTEAREFIRSGTEIIESHDITASLISLLNSQKIRELYFDPTQLSFSTYQELSAKTQVKLIGEKKFHQKIRICKTPQEIAKLERSQILNQQAYQKVARFLQERGEGGTEKSLHYQIEGFLRDEGNYELSFLPIFGINQNAAKPHALPSKTSLKQKDLILLDAGIKFERYCSDCTRSAQFDKEMHFGKDQHFADPFRQKIYDIVRRAQEKTIEQIREGMTGREIDKIGREIISQEGYGEYFTHGTGHGIGLDIHELPIISARSEEKVSEGMVFSIEPGIYLPGDFGVRIEDLVVIKNGRAEVLAQIL, from the coding sequence ATGCGTAATTTCATCACCTCTAATGAAAATGCGCAATTTTATGAGTGTGGCTATAACTGCGATAATGCGTGGTTTGCAAAATTAGAGGGCAATTCGTTTTTTATCACTGATGGGCGCTATACCACAGAGGCCAGGGAGTTTATCCGCAGTGGGACAGAGATTATCGAGAGTCATGACATCACCGCATCCCTCATCTCCCTGCTTAATTCCCAAAAAATTAGAGAGCTTTATTTTGACCCTACGCAGCTAAGTTTTTCTACCTATCAAGAATTGAGCGCCAAGACTCAAGTCAAGCTTATAGGCGAGAAGAAGTTCCACCAAAAAATCCGCATTTGCAAAACTCCCCAAGAGATTGCAAAGCTTGAGCGCTCTCAGATCCTTAATCAGCAAGCCTATCAAAAAGTCGCTCGTTTTTTGCAAGAGAGGGGAGAGGGAGGGACTGAGAAGTCCTTGCATTATCAAATTGAGGGATTTTTGCGTGATGAGGGTAATTATGAGCTTAGCTTCCTGCCTATTTTTGGAATTAACCAAAATGCTGCAAAACCTCATGCGCTACCCTCTAAGACATCACTGAAGCAAAAAGATTTGATTTTGCTGGATGCAGGGATTAAGTTTGAGCGTTATTGCTCAGACTGCACCAGAAGTGCGCAATTTGACAAGGAAATGCATTTTGGCAAGGATCAGCATTTTGCAGATCCCTTCCGCCAAAAAATCTATGATATCGTGCGCAGGGCACAGGAGAAAACCATCGAGCAGATTCGTGAGGGGATGACTGGCAGGGAGATTGATAAGATTGGGAGAGAGATCATCTCTCAAGAGGGCTATGGCGAGTATTTCACGCATGGAACGGGGCATGGCATCGGACTGGATATCCATGAGTTGCCCATTATCTCAGCACGTAGTGAAGAAAAGGTCTCTGAGGGAATGGTGTTTTCTATCGAGCCTGGCATTTATTTGCCTGGTGATTTTGGCGTGAGGATTGAAGATCTTGTAGTCATAAAAAACGGGCGTGCAGAGGTTTTGGCACAGATTCTGTGA
- the folK gene encoding 2-amino-4-hydroxy-6-hydroxymethyldihydropteridine diphosphokinase, with amino-acid sequence MRALFFTPHFPLAPLDSSSNVFTRKFGFLCRPKGFHSKRFYFPPASQNFLTLGIGGNEGDVIATFTKLILWLKNHPNFHFIITSPIYRNPAFGYKNQPDFYNATISLITNLNLNAIYHLVFYLERKFGRARKRRFKNAPRTLDIDILFFGHKVVKYPHLKIPHPAWKQRESVIIPLLLQSLVMQGEKGR; translated from the coding sequence ATGCGTGCCTTATTTTTCACTCCCCATTTCCCCCTGGCGCCTCTTGACTCCTCCTCAAATGTTTTTACTAGGAAGTTTGGTTTTCTTTGCAGGCCTAAGGGATTTCATTCCAAGAGATTTTATTTCCCTCCTGCATCACAAAATTTCCTAACTCTTGGGATTGGGGGGAATGAGGGGGATGTGATTGCTACTTTTACAAAACTCATCCTTTGGCTCAAAAATCATCCCAATTTTCATTTCATCATCACAAGCCCCATTTATCGTAATCCTGCTTTTGGATACAAAAATCAGCCAGATTTTTATAATGCCACCATTTCTCTCATCACGAATTTGAATCTGAATGCAATCTATCATCTGGTGTTTTATTTGGAGCGAAAATTTGGCAGAGCTAGGAAGCGGAGATTCAAAAATGCCCCGCGCACACTGGACATTGATATTTTATTTTTTGGGCACAAAGTGGTAAAATACCCGCATCTAAAGATTCCCCATCCTGCGTGGAAGCAAAGAGAATCTGTTATAATACCGCTATTGTTACAAAGCTTAGTGATGCAAGGAGAAAAAGGAAGATGA
- a CDS encoding RNA polymerase sigma factor FliA, which translates to MKIDAYNQNLKYSQDELAIQYLPAVRAMAYRMKERLPSSVDVNDLISIGTEELIKLARKYDSKLNDSFWGYAKTRVNGALLDYLRSLDIISRANRKLIKSIDQEITRYYNQHQEEPSDAYLAQVLGEDEEKIREARIASDIYLLVPIDEQYNAIESDDIVEKLEKEELVQKIKKILSGLSQREQMIMQMYFFEEMNLNEIKEVLDITESRISQITKEVIKKIRKVIGENHG; encoded by the coding sequence ATGAAAATAGATGCTTATAATCAAAATCTCAAATATTCTCAAGATGAGCTAGCCATTCAATATCTACCCGCTGTAAGGGCCATGGCCTATCGCATGAAGGAGCGTTTACCAAGCTCTGTAGATGTCAATGACCTCATTTCCATTGGCACAGAAGAACTCATTAAACTTGCTAGAAAATATGATAGCAAACTTAATGACTCTTTTTGGGGATATGCTAAGACTCGGGTCAATGGAGCGCTATTAGATTATTTGCGCTCACTAGACATCATCTCGCGGGCAAATCGCAAGCTCATCAAAAGCATCGATCAGGAGATCACGCGCTATTATAATCAACACCAAGAAGAGCCAAGCGATGCCTATTTGGCCCAAGTTTTGGGAGAAGATGAGGAAAAAATCCGTGAAGCTCGTATTGCCTCTGATATTTATTTGCTCGTGCCAATTGATGAGCAATACAATGCAATTGAGAGTGATGATATTGTAGAGAAACTCGAAAAAGAGGAGCTGGTCCAAAAGATCAAAAAAATCCTAAGTGGGCTTAGCCAAAGAGAGCAGATGATTATGCAGATGTATTTTTTTGAAGAAATGAATCTTAATGAAATTAAGGAAGTTTTGGACATCACAGAATCCAGGATTTCACAAATTACCAAAGAAGTGATTAAAAAAATTCGAAAAGTAATAGGAGAGAATCATGGCTGA
- a CDS encoding P-loop NTPase, with translation MNENQAAKLEQLLDSDKRLHATKFIAVTSGKGGVGKSTISANLAYTLAKMGYKIGIFDADIGLANLDLILGVRTQKNILHVLRGEASFDDVIYPVDKNLYLIPGDSGEDILKYAEKNNILDSFVNQSVIFNAFDYVIVDTGAGIAPTTQAFLNASDYVVVVTTPDPSAITDAYATIKINAKQKNEILMIINMATRSQEALSIFQKIQGVSAKNMPNLELSYLGCLISNNSVKNSTKYRELLCKTESYNAFSIAMEEIAKNLVSKMERNVLDTRRASFGGFFKRLLSYL, from the coding sequence ATGAACGAAAATCAAGCAGCAAAGCTCGAGCAACTTTTAGACAGCGACAAAAGGCTGCATGCTACAAAATTCATCGCTGTTACTAGCGGAAAGGGGGGTGTGGGCAAATCTACCATTAGCGCAAACCTAGCCTATACCCTCGCTAAAATGGGCTATAAAATCGGCATATTTGACGCAGACATTGGTTTGGCGAATCTGGATTTGATACTTGGGGTGCGTACGCAAAAAAATATTTTGCATGTATTGCGCGGGGAGGCGAGCTTTGATGATGTGATCTATCCTGTGGATAAAAATCTCTATCTCATCCCTGGGGATAGCGGGGAGGATATCCTCAAATATGCAGAAAAAAATAATATCCTAGATAGCTTTGTCAATCAAAGTGTCATCTTCAATGCCTTTGATTATGTGATTGTGGATACTGGTGCGGGGATCGCCCCTACTACCCAGGCTTTTTTGAATGCATCCGATTATGTGGTTGTGGTGACCACCCCAGACCCCTCTGCTATTACGGATGCCTATGCCACCATAAAAATCAATGCCAAGCAAAAGAATGAGATTTTGATGATTATTAATATGGCTACTCGTTCACAAGAGGCGCTTAGCATCTTTCAGAAAATTCAGGGTGTCTCTGCCAAAAACATGCCAAATCTGGAATTATCTTATCTAGGATGTTTGATTAGTAATAATTCTGTGAAGAATTCCACGAAATATCGTGAATTGTTATGCAAAACAGAGTCTTATAATGCCTTTAGCATCGCGATGGAGGAAATCGCAAAAAATCTGGTTTCAAAAATGGAACGTAATGTGCTTGATACTCGAAGGGCAAGCTTTGGTGGTTTTTTCAAAAGGTTGCTAAGCTATCTTTGA
- the aroQ gene encoding type II 3-dehydroquinate dehydratase, whose product MKILVIQGPNLNILGHRDPRIYGPMTLEQIHNNMQEFAKQNKCELDFFQSNFEGEIIDKIQECIGGEYQGIVINPGAYAHTSVAIADAIASSGVPAVEVHLSNIFAREDYRKVSYTGAVTGGVITGFGAFGYHLALISILQIIGEIEAIKAAQAEAQKENA is encoded by the coding sequence ATGAAAATTTTAGTTATTCAAGGACCCAACCTCAATATCTTAGGGCACAGAGATCCTCGGATTTATGGACCCATGACATTGGAGCAAATTCACAACAATATGCAGGAATTCGCCAAACAAAATAAATGTGAGCTAGATTTTTTCCAAAGCAATTTTGAAGGAGAGATTATTGACAAGATCCAGGAATGCATCGGGGGCGAATATCAGGGCATAGTCATCAATCCTGGCGCATATGCCCACACTTCTGTGGCTATCGCTGATGCCATTGCATCTTCTGGAGTCCCAGCAGTGGAAGTGCATTTGAGTAATATTTTTGCGCGAGAGGATTATCGAAAAGTGAGCTACACAGGCGCAGTTACTGGCGGCGTAATCACTGGATTTGGAGCATTTGGCTATCATTTGGCGCTCATTTCCATCCTGCAGATTATTGGTGAGATAGAGGCCATCAAAGCTGCCCAAGCAGAGGCGCAGAAAGAAAATGCGTAA
- the fliM gene encoding flagellar motor switch protein FliM — protein MADILSQEEIDALLEVVDNDDVDSSANEQGISPKRQITLYDFKRPNRVSKEQLRAFKGIHDKMARNLSSQISAIMRSIVEIQLHSVDQMTYGEFLMSLPSPTSFNVFSMKPMDGTGVLEINPSIVFSMIDRLLGGKGETYDHQREFSDIELNLLDTILRQIMQTLKDAWGPVAEIFPSVDAKESSPNVVQIVAQNEVVIMVVMEMIIGHSSGMLSLCYPVISLEAVLSRLGSRDLVLSETSSKKSRNKELQALIGGAGISLSAFLGGANLSLREILELQRGDIIRLDRVADDTVFVAIDGKDKFLADIGLQRYRKTIRIKEAIRTEKDQVKEILEMLEIQRKNKINEIEAEKEENYE, from the coding sequence ATGGCTGATATTTTGAGTCAAGAAGAAATTGATGCTCTATTAGAGGTCGTGGATAATGATGATGTGGATTCCTCTGCAAATGAGCAGGGAATCTCTCCCAAAAGACAGATCACACTCTATGATTTCAAGCGTCCCAATCGCGTGAGTAAAGAACAGCTGCGTGCATTTAAGGGTATCCATGACAAAATGGCGCGTAATCTTTCTAGTCAGATTTCAGCAATTATGCGCAGTATTGTAGAGATTCAGCTTCATAGTGTGGATCAGATGACTTATGGGGAGTTTTTGATGAGTTTGCCTAGTCCTACAAGCTTTAATGTATTTTCTATGAAGCCAATGGATGGTACAGGCGTGCTTGAGATTAATCCCAGTATCGTGTTTTCCATGATTGATCGATTGCTTGGTGGTAAGGGGGAGACTTATGATCATCAGCGTGAATTTAGTGATATTGAGCTGAATTTGCTAGATACCATTTTGCGCCAAATCATGCAGACCCTAAAAGATGCATGGGGTCCGGTAGCAGAAATCTTTCCTAGCGTTGATGCAAAAGAATCTAGTCCCAATGTTGTGCAGATTGTTGCGCAAAATGAAGTGGTGATTATGGTGGTGATGGAGATGATTATCGGGCATAGTAGCGGCATGCTCAGCCTGTGTTACCCAGTCATCTCTCTAGAGGCAGTGCTCTCCCGTTTGGGTAGTCGCGATCTTGTGTTATCTGAGACTAGCTCCAAAAAATCTCGCAATAAAGAGTTGCAAGCCCTAATTGGCGGGGCAGGGATTTCTTTGAGTGCATTTTTGGGTGGTGCCAATCTCTCACTGCGCGAGATCTTGGAATTACAGCGTGGGGATATCATTCGGTTAGATCGTGTGGCTGATGACACGGTATTTGTGGCGATTGATGGGAAGGATAAGTTTTTGGCAGATATTGGGCTGCAGCGTTATCGCAAGACCATCCGCATTAAAGAGGCGATTCGCACAGAAAAAGATCAGGTAAAAGAGATTTTGGAGATGCTAGAGATCCAACGCAAGAACAAAATCAATGAAATAGAAGCAGAGAAGGAAGAAAACTATGAATAA
- the flhF gene encoding flagellar biosynthesis protein FlhF, translating to MKLYTYGGETAAEALKIVQSKHGEDALIIKTNEVRKKTLTQPGLYEIVVAVDEAKASSPSLQKNSVQNRLDTISKKKMQKSYFPELDSPDDAASLELSETVQQIHEIQAKKHPPKKENFDFLFENKMYQKEERLKKEQQEEAKEFKAIKAELDKLNDRIKLIQNMVWEEKCPTNLQIPQEFAEIYRIAKNSGIYQVHLDEIMKLSLELMPLKMRENSVTIKRYFREILRKMLYCRNENLDMSSKKIIMLIGPTGVGKTTTLAKLAARYSRLLDHKYRVGIITLDTYRIGALDQLTWYARKMKISIETVIEPEDFLREIDALRYCDVILVDTAGHSQHDKQKIQQLRRFVQNDYKIDVSLVLSATTKFGDLKDIYHAFSDLGVDSFVFSKLDESRGLGNLFSLAYETKKPISYLSIGQEVPTDLCVATNDYLADCLLDGFYNPNKGKK from the coding sequence ATGAAGCTCTATACTTATGGCGGGGAGACGGCAGCAGAGGCTCTCAAGATTGTGCAGAGCAAGCATGGGGAGGATGCACTCATCATTAAGACCAATGAAGTGCGCAAAAAAACCCTTACCCAACCTGGCCTCTATGAAATCGTCGTGGCCGTGGATGAGGCAAAAGCCAGCTCTCCTTCCTTGCAAAAAAACAGTGTGCAAAATCGCTTGGATACCATCAGCAAAAAAAAGATGCAAAAGAGCTATTTTCCTGAACTAGATTCTCCTGATGATGCTGCAAGTCTGGAGCTTTCTGAGACGGTGCAGCAGATTCATGAGATCCAAGCCAAAAAACATCCTCCAAAAAAAGAAAATTTTGACTTTCTTTTTGAAAATAAGATGTATCAAAAAGAAGAGCGCTTGAAAAAAGAGCAGCAAGAAGAGGCTAAGGAGTTTAAGGCCATAAAAGCAGAGTTGGATAAATTAAACGATCGAATCAAATTGATTCAAAATATGGTTTGGGAAGAAAAATGCCCCACCAATCTGCAGATTCCTCAGGAGTTTGCAGAGATTTATCGCATCGCAAAGAATAGCGGCATCTATCAGGTGCATTTAGATGAGATCATGAAGCTAAGCTTAGAATTGATGCCACTGAAGATGCGGGAGAATTCTGTGACAATTAAGCGTTACTTTCGAGAGATTTTGCGCAAGATGCTGTATTGCCGTAATGAAAATCTTGACATGAGCAGCAAAAAAATCATCATGCTTATTGGTCCTACAGGCGTGGGAAAAACCACTACCCTTGCTAAGCTTGCTGCGCGCTATTCCAGGCTTTTGGATCATAAATATCGAGTGGGAATTATTACATTAGATACTTATAGAATCGGTGCATTGGATCAGCTTACTTGGTATGCACGCAAAATGAAAATCAGCATTGAAACAGTAATTGAGCCTGAGGATTTTTTGAGAGAAATTGATGCTTTGCGCTATTGTGATGTGATTCTTGTAGATACTGCAGGGCATTCTCAACATGACAAGCAAAAGATCCAGCAATTAAGGCGCTTTGTGCAAAATGATTATAAAATCGATGTGTCCCTCGTGCTATCTGCCACGACGAAATTTGGAGACCTCAAAGATATTTATCATGCTTTTAGTGATTTGGGTGTGGATTCTTTTGTATTTAGTAAGCTTGATGAGAGCAGGGGGCTTGGCAATCTTTTTTCTCTTGCTTATGAGACAAAAAAGCCTATTAGCTATCTTTCTATTGGTCAAGAAGTACCAACGGATTTGTGTGTAGCGACAAATGATTATCTTGCTGACTGCTTGTTGGATGGGTTTTATAATCCGAATAAGGGGAAAAAATGA
- the sodB gene encoding superoxide dismutase [Fe] — protein sequence MFELRKLPYPKDSFGDFLSPTTFDFHHGKHHQTYINNLNNLIKDSQFANSCLFEIITKSSGGIFNNAAQVYNHDFYWDCITPEKTSISQELKTAIEKEFGCTNTFKEKFLTSATTLFGSGWCWLVYDVANRKLEIVQTSNAATPVTQNKVPLLVVDVWEHAYYVDHKNARPVYLEKFYEHINWEFVSKSYEWALKEGLGSVQHFISVLIHSK from the coding sequence ATGTTTGAATTAAGAAAACTGCCCTATCCAAAGGATTCTTTCGGAGATTTTTTAAGCCCAACTACTTTTGATTTTCACCATGGAAAACATCACCAGACTTACATCAACAATCTCAATAATCTCATCAAAGACAGCCAGTTTGCTAATAGCTGCTTGTTTGAGATCATCACCAAATCTAGCGGTGGAATCTTCAACAATGCCGCGCAGGTTTATAATCATGATTTTTATTGGGATTGCATCACGCCAGAAAAAACCTCTATCAGCCAAGAGCTCAAAACCGCAATCGAAAAAGAATTTGGCTGCACAAACACCTTTAAAGAAAAATTCCTAACAAGTGCGACCACACTTTTTGGTTCTGGATGGTGCTGGCTTGTATATGATGTGGCAAACAGAAAGCTTGAGATCGTCCAAACTAGCAATGCTGCCACTCCAGTCACACAGAACAAAGTACCACTGCTTGTTGTGGATGTTTGGGAGCACGCGTATTATGTGGATCATAAAAATGCCCGCCCTGTGTATTTAGAGAAATTCTATGAGCATATCAATTGGGAATTTGTATCTAAATCCTATGAATGGGCACTCAAAGAGGGATTGGGTTCTGTGCAACATTTCATTAGCGTCCTAATTCACAGTAAATAA